A genome region from Sardina pilchardus chromosome 22, fSarPil1.1, whole genome shotgun sequence includes the following:
- the LOC134069629 gene encoding myosin heavy chain, fast skeletal muscle-like produces the protein MSSDAEMSVFGEAAPYLRKPERERIEAQNKPFDAKSAVYVADAKELYVKGTLKSKEGGKATVDTGAGETVTVKEDQVFPMNPPKYDKIEDMAMMTHLNEASVLYNLKERYASWMIYTYSGLFCVTVNPYKWLPVYNQSVVVAYRGKKRQEAPPHIFSISDNAYQFMLTDRENQSILITGESGAGKTVNTKRVIQYFATIAVSGGDKKKDASASGKMQGTLEDQIISANPLLEAFGNAKTVRNDNSSRFGKFIRIHFGTSGKLSSADIETYLLEKSRVTFQLQAERSYHIFYQIMSNKKPELIETLLITTNPYDFPFISQGELTVASINDSDELMATDSAVDILGFTGEEKISIYKLTGAVMHHGNMKFKQKQREEQAEPDGTEVADKVAYLLGLNSADLLKSLCCPRVKVGNEYVTKGQTVQQVYNSIGALAKSVYEKMFLWMVIRINQMLDTKQPRQFFIGVLDIAGFEIFDFNSLEQICINFTNEKLQQFFNHHMFVLEQEEYKKEGIEWDFIDFGMDLAACIELIEKPMGIFSILEEECMFPKASDTTFKNKLYDQHLGKSNNFQKPKPVKGKAEAHFSLVHYAGTVDYNITGWLDKNKDPLNETVVQLYQKSSLKLLSFLYSSYSSTDEGAGGGGAAAGAKKAAKKKGSSFQTVSALFRENLGKLMTNLKSTHPHFVRCLIPNETKTPGVMDNHLVIHQLRCNGVLEGIRICRKGFPSRILYGDFKQRYKILNSSVIPEGQFIDNKKASEKLLGSIDVDHTQYKFGHTKVFFKAGLLGTLEELRDERLAALITVTQALCRGFIMRTEYSKMTERKESIYTVQYNIRLFMNVKHWSWMKLYFKIKPLLKSAETEKEMATMKVEFTKCKDELVKAEAKRKELETKLVTLLQEKNDLQLQVHTDSEGMADAEERCEGLIKSKIQLEAKMKELSERVDEEEEVNAELTAKKRKLEDECSELKRDIDDMELTLAKMEKEKHATENKVKNLTEEMAGLDECNAKLTKEKKALQEAHQQALDDLQAEEDKVNTLSKAKVKLEQQVDDLEGSLEQEKKIRMDLERAKRKLEGDLKMTQESVMDLENDKQQLEEKLKKKDFEMSQLLSKIEDGQNMESQLQKKIKELQARIEELEEEIESERATRAKVEKQRSDLSRELEEISERLEEAGGATAAQIEVNKKREVELQKLRRALEESTLQNEASAAGLRKKHGDTIAELAEQIDNLQRVKQKLEKEKSEYKMEVDDLAGNTESLAKSKANLEKLCRNLEDQLSEYKAKHDENTRQINEINAQRARLQTENGEISRQLEEREALISQMSRVKQTFTQQIEDLKRQVEEEAKAKCALAHGLQSARHDCELLRDQYEEEQEAKAELKRNMSKANGEVAQWRTKYETDAIQRTEELEEAKKKLAQRLQDAEEAIEAVNAKCSSLEKTKQRLQGEVEDLMADVDRANAQAAVLDKKQKNFDKIVAEWKQKYEESQAELEGTQKESRSLSTDLFKMKNSYEEALDHLETFKKENKNLQQEISDLTEQLAENGKAIHELERSKKQTDAEKSVIQTALEEAEASLEHEESKILRIQLELTQVKSEVERKVSEKDEEIEQIKRNNQRVVDTMQSTLDAEIRSRNDALRIKKKMEGDLNEMEIQLSHANRQAVECQKQLRNVQGQIKDMALHLDDAIRSQDDLKEQAAMVERRNNLMQAEIEELRAALEQTERSRKMAEQELVDASERVGLLHAQNISLVNTKKKLETDVSHLQGEVEDAVQEARNAEEKAKKAITDAAMMAEELKKEQDTSGHLERMKKNLEITVKDLQLRLDEAENMALKGGKKQLQKLEARVRELENELDAEQKRGAEAIKGVRKYERRVKELTYQTEEDKKNVHRLQDLVEKLQLKVKSYKRQAEEAEEQANTHLSKSRKLQHEMEEAEERADIAESQINKIRAKTRDVGKPET, from the exons aTGAGTTCAGACGCAGAGATGTCTGTGTTTGGCGAGGCCGCGCCTTACCTGCGCAAGCCGGAACGGGAGAGGATTGAGGCACAGAACAAGCCATTCGATGCCAAATCGGCCGTTTATGTAGCCGACGCTAAGGAGCTCTATGTCAAAGGCACACTCAAGAGCAAAGAGGGTGGCAAAGCCACTGTGGACACTGGAGCTGGCGAG ACTGTCACAGTAAAGGAGGACCAAGTCTTCCCTATGAACCCACCTAAATATGATAAAATTGAGGACATGGCCATGATGACCCACCTCAATGAGGCATCCGTGCTGTACAACCTTAAAGAGCGTTATGCATCTTGGATGATCTAT ACCTACTCGGGACTGTTCTGCGTGACTGTGAACCCCTACAAGTGGCTCCCAGTGTACAACCAGTCCGTTGTGGTGGCCTACAGGGGCAAGAAGCGCCAGGAGGCTCCCCCTCACATCTTCTCTATCTCAGACAACGCTTACCAGTTCATGCTGACAG ATAGAGAGAACCAGTCGATCCTGATCAC GGGAGAATCCGGTGCAGGCAAGACTGTCAACACTAAGCGTGTCATCCAGTATTTTGCAACAATTGCAGTGTCTGGTGGTGACaaaaagaaagatgcttcagCTTCTGGCAAAATGCAG GGAACGCTGGAAGATCAAATCATTTCAGCCAATCCTCTACTAGAGGCGTTTGGTAATGCCAAGACAGTCAGAAATGACAACTCCTCCCGTTTT GGCAAATTCATCAGAATTCACTTTGGAACTTCAGGAAAACTGTCTTCCGCTGATATTGAAACTT ATCTGCTGGAAAAGTCCAGGGTAACATTCCAGCTTCAAGCCGAGAGAAGCTACCACATTTTCTACCAGATCATGTCAAACAAAAAGCCTGAACTCATTG AAACACTTCTCATTACCACCAACCCGTATGATTTCCCATTCATCAGCCAGGGGGAGCTCACCGTCGCCAGCATAAACGACAGCGATGAACTGATGGCCACTGAT AGTGCTGTGGACATTCTGGGCTTCACTGGTGAAGAGAAGATAAGCATCTACAAGCTGACAGGAGCTGTGATGCACCATGGCAACATGAAGTTCAAGCAGAAGCAGCGTGAGGAGCAGGCTGAACCTGACGGCACTGAGG TTGCTGACAAAGTGGCGTATCTCCTGGGCCTCAACTCGGCAGATTTACTCAAATCCCTGTGCTGCCCGAGAGTTAAGGTCGGAAATGAGTATGTGACAAAGGGTCAAACTGTCCAACAG GTGTACAATTCCATCGGAGCACTGGCCAAGTCAGTTTACGAGAAAATGTTTCTGTGGATGGTGATTCGCATAAATCAAATGCTGGATACCAAGCAGCCCAGGCAGTTCTTCATTGGCGTCCTGGACATTGCCGGGTTCGAAATCTTTGAT TTTAACAGTCTGGAGCAGATATGCATCAACTTCACCAATGAGAAACTGCAACAGTTTTTCAACCACCACATGTTTGTGCTTGAACAAGAGGAATACAAGAAGGAAGGGATTGAGTGGGATTTTATTGACTTTGGGATGGACTTGGCTGCCTGCATTGAGCTTATTGAGAAG CCAATGGGCATCTTCTCCATCCTTGAAGAGGAATGCATGTTCCCCAAGGCATCAGATACCACCTTCAAGAACAAACTCTATGACCAGCATCTGGGCAAATCAAACAATTTCCAAAAGCCAAAGCCTGTAAAAGGCAAGGCAGAGGCCCATTTCTCCCTGGTGCACTATGCTGGCACTGTGGACTACAACATCACTGGCTGGCTGGACAAGAACAAAGACCCACTTAATGAGACGGTCGTGCAACTTTATCAGAAGTCTTCTCTGAAACTGCTGTCCTTCTTGTACTCCAGCTATTCCTCTACTGATG AaggtgcaggtggaggtggtgcgGCCGCAGGGGCGAAGAAGGCCGCCAAGAAAAAGGGCTCCTCCTTCCAGACCGTCTCAGCCCTCTTCCGA GAAAATCTTGGGAAGCTGATGACTAACTTGAAGAGCACTCATCCACATTTTGTGAGGTGTCTTATTCCCaatgaaacaaaaacaccag GTGTGATGGACAATCATCTGGTTATCCACCAGTTAAGGTGTAATGGTGTTCTAGAGGGCATCAGAATCTGCAGGAAGGGCTTTCCAAGCAGAATCCTATATGGGGATTTCAAGCAGAG ATACAAAATTCTGAACTCCAGCGTGATCCCAGAAGGTCAGTTCATAGACAACAAGAAAGCCTCAGAGAAGCTCTTGGGGTCGATTGACGTAGACCACACTCAGTATAAATTTGGACACACAAAG GTGTTCTTCAAGGCCGGCCTGCTGGGGACCCTGGAGGAGCTGCGGGACGAGCGACTGGCCGCCCTCATCACCGTCACTCAGGCCCTGTGCCGAGGCTTCATCATGAGGACCGAGTACTCCAAGATGAccgagagaaa agaATCCATTTACACCGTCCAGTACAATATCCGCTTATTCATGAATGTGAAGCACTGGTCGTGGATGAAGCTCTACTTTAAGATCAAGCCACTCCTGAAGAGTGcggagacagagaaggaaatGGCCACCATGAAAGTGGAGTTCACCAAGTGCAAGGACGAGCTGGTCAAAGCCGAGGCCAAGAGAAAGGAGCTGGAAACCAAACTGGTGACCCTGCTCCAGGAGAAAAATGACTTACAGTTACAAGTTCACACT GACTCTGAAGGCATGGCCGATGCCGAGGAGAGGTGTGAGGGCCTGATCAAGAGCAAGATCCAACTGGAGGCCAAGATGAAGGAGCTGAGCGAGAGagtagatgaggaggaggaggtgaacgcTGAGCTGACCGCCAAGAAGAGAAAGCTGGAGGACGAGTGCTCCGAGCTCAAGAGAGACATCGATGACATGGAGCTGACACTGGCTAAAATGGAGAAGGAAAAGCATGCCACTGAAAACAAG GTGAAAAATCTCACTGAGGAGATGGCTGGTTTGGACGAGTGTAACGCTAAACTGACAAAGGAGAAGAAAGCCCTCCAAGAGGCACATCAGCAAGCACTTGATGATCTCCAAGCAGAGGAAGATAAAGTCAACACTCTGTCTAAAGCCAAAGTCAAACTTGAACAGCAAGTTGATGAT CTTGAGGGTTCATTGgagcaagagaaaaaaatcCGCATGGATCTCGAAAGAGCCAAAAGGAAACTGGAAGGGGATCTGAAGATGACTCAGGAGTCTGTAATGGATCTGGAGAACGACAAACAGCAGCTGGAGGAAAAGCTCAAAAA AAAAGATTTTGAGATGAGTCAGTTGCTGAGTAAAATTGAAGATGGGCAAAACATGGAATCCCAGCTCCAGAAGAAGATCAAAGAGCTACAG GCTCGAATCGAGGAGCTCGAGGAGGAGATCGAGTCCGAGCGCGCCACCCGCGCTAAGGTGGAGAAGCAGCGGTCAGACCTGTccagggagctggaggagatcagCGAGCGGCTGGAGGAGGCCGGTGGCGCCACCGCCGCCCAGATCGAGGTGAACAAGAAGCGGGAGGTGGAGTTGCAGAAACTGCGGCGCGCCCTCGAGGAGTCCACCCTGCAGAACGAGGCGTCCGCCGCCGGCCTCCGCAAGAAACACGGCGACACGATCGCCGAGCTCGCCGAGCAAATCGACAACCTCCAACGCGTCAAGCAAAAGCTCGAGAAGGAGAAAAGTGAATACAAGATGGAGGTTGATGACCTGGCTGGCAACACGGAATCTTTGGCCAAATCAAAG GCCAACTTGGAGAAGTTATGCCGCAACTTAGAAGATCAGCTCAGCGAATATAAAGCgaaacatgatgaaaacacCCGTCAGATCAATGAAATCAATGCCCAAAGGGCAAGACTTCAAACTGAAAATG GCGAGATTTCCCGTCAGCTTGAGGAGAGAGAAGCCTTGATCTCTCAGATGTCTCGAGTTAAGCAAACCTTCACTCAGCAGATTGAAGATCTGAAGCGGCAGGTTGAAGAGGAAGCAAAG GCCAAATGTGCACTGGCCCATGGTCTTCAGTCTGCCCGCCATGACTGCGAGCTGCTCCGAGATCAGtatgaggaggagcaggaggccaaGGCCGAGCTCAAGAGGAACATGTCCAAGGCCAACGGGGAGGTGGCGCAGTGGAGAACCAAATACGAGACTGACGCCATTCAGCGCACTGAGGAGCTAGAGGAGGCCAA GAAAAAGCTGGCTCAGCGCTTGCAGGACGCCGAGGAGGCCATCGAGGCGGTGAACGCAAAGTGTTCCTCGTTAGAGAAGACCAAGCAGAGACTGCAGGGGGAGGTGGAAGACCTCATGGCAGATGTCGACAGAGCTAATGCCCAAGCAGCTGTCCTTGATAAAAAGCAAAAGAATTTTGATAAG ATTGTTGCGGAGTGGAAGCAGAAGTACGAGGAGAGCCAGGCCGAGCTGGAGGGGACTCAGAAAGAGAGCCGTTCCCTCAGCACGGACCTTTTCAAGATGAAGAACTCCTACGAAGAGGCCCTGGACCATCTGGAGACCTTCAAGAAGGAAAACAAGAACCTTCAGC AGGAGATTTCGGATCTCACTGAACAGCTTGCAGAAAACGGGAAGGCCATTCATGAGCTGGAGAGGTCCAAGAAGCAAACGGACGCTGAGAAGTCAGTGATCCAAACTGCCTTGGAAGAAGCTGAG GCATCACTGGAGCATGAGGAATCCAAGATCCTTCGCATCCAGTTAGAGCTCACCCAGGTGAAGTCTGAGGTGGAGAGGAAGGTCTCGGAGAAAGACGAGGAAATCGAGCAAATCAAACGAAACAACCAAAGGGTCGTAGACACCATGCAGTCCACCTTGGATGCCGAAATTCGAAGCAGGAATGACGCTCTGCGCAtcaagaagaagatggagggagacctcAATGAGATGGAAATTCAGCTGAGCCATGCCAACCGGCAGGCTGTGGAATGTCAGAAACAACTGAGGAATGTCCAAGGTCAAATCAAG GATATGGCTCTCCATCTTGATGATGCTATCAGGTCTCAGGACGACCTGAAGGAGCAAGCGGCCATGGTGGAGCGCAGGAACAACCTCATGCAGGCCGAGATCGAAGAGCTGAGAGCCGCCCTGGAGCAGACGGAGAGAAGCCGCAAAATGGCCGAGCAGGAGCTGGTAGACGCCAGCGAGCGAGTGGGACTTCTGCACGCACAG AACATTAGTCTGGTCAACACTAAGAAGAAGCTGGAGACGGACGTGAGTCACCTGCAGGGTGAGGTGGAGGATGCCGTCCAGGAGGCCAGGAATGCTGAGGAGAAGGCCAAGAAGGCCATCACTGAT GCGgccatgatggcagaggagCTCAAGAAGGAACAGGACACCAGTGGCCACTTGGAGCGCATGAAAAAGAACCTCGAAATCACAGTCAAAGACCTGCAACTGCGCCTGGACGAGGCGGAGAACATGGCCTTGAAAGGGGGCAAGAAACAGCTTCAAAAACTGGAAGCCAGG GTCCGTGAATTGGAAAACGAGCTTGATGCTGAACAAAAGAGAGGGGCTGAGGCCATCAAAGGTGTTCGCAAGTAtgagaggagagtgaaggaACTCACCTACCAG ACTGAGGAGGATAAGAAGAACGTCCACCGCCTTCAGGATCTGGTCGAAAAGCTGCAGCTGAAAGTGAAATCTTACAAAAGACAGGCCGAAGAAGCT GAGGAACAGGCCAACACTCACCTGTCCAAGTCCAGGAAGCTGCAGCATGAGATGGAAGAGGCCGAGGAGAGGGCCGACATCGCCGAGTCTCAGATCAACAAAATAAGGGCCAAAACCCGAGATGTGGGCAAG CCTGAAACTTAA
- the adprm gene encoding manganese-dependent ADP-ribose/CDP-alcohol diphosphatase: MDDCKPPVFTFGIIADIQYADIDDGLNFKQTRKRYYRNSLRLLQKANEGWNEEKVKPSFILQLGDIIDGFNKKYDASQRALDTVVRLFDQNPAVHHVWGNHEFYNFTRGALLSSVLNSNTNQQRASDADDFYAYHFSPTHNFRFVVLDAYDMSIIGREQSSEKYELSLKLLKDHNTNEDLNHPPVFSGLEQRFVKFNGGLSEDQLKWLDGVLSEADEAGEKVTVASHLPVHPDSTDPICLSWNYNEVLSILQSHKSVVCFMAGHDHDGGYHRDSSGIHHLTLEGVIETPPESNAYGTVYVYEDRMVLKGNGRMVDRVLEYPGNLTR, from the exons ATGGACGATTGTAAACCACCAGTGTTTACGTTTGGAATAATAGCTGACATTCAATATGCTGACATAGACGACGGGTTAAATTTTAAACAGACACGGAAACGGTACTATAGGAATAGCCTCAGGTTATTACAAAAAGCGAACGAGGGCTGGAATGAGGAAAAAGTTAAACCTAGTTTCATTCTGCAACTTGGGGATATAATCGATGGATTTAACAAAAAATATGACGCCTCTCAACGCGCACTGGATACAGTTGTAAGACTATTTGACCAAAACCCGGCAGTGCATCACGTTTGGGGAAATCATGAATTTTATAATTTCACTAGAGGCGCGCTTCTGTCCTCAGTCCTTAACAGCAACACCAACCAGCAGCGCGCCTCGGATGCTGACGACTTTTACGCATACCATTTTAGCCCCACCCACAACTTCCGATTTGTTGTACTTGATGCTTACGATATGAGCATCATAGGTCGAGAGCAGTCAAGTGAAAAGTACGAGCTGTCACTGAAACTTCTGAAAGACCATAACACCAATGAAGACCTCAACCATCCCCCAG TTTTCTCAGGACTGGAGCAGAGATTTGTCAAATTCAATGGGGGACTCAGCGAAGACCAATTGAAGTGGCTGGATGGAGTACTGAGTGAAGCAGACGAGGCAGGGGAAAAGGTTACAGTTGCAA GTCACCTGCCAGTACACCCAGACTCCACCGACCCCATATGCCTGTCCTGGAACTACAACGAGGTCCTCTCCATCCTGCAGTCCCACAAGAGTGTTGTCTGCTTCATGGCCGGACACGACCACGACGGAGGCTACCACAGGGACAGCTCTGGCATCCACCACCTCACACTGGAGGGGGTCATCGAGACCCCTCCGGAGAGCAATGCCTACGGCACTGTGTACGTGTACGAGGACCGCATGGTCCTCAAAGGTAACGGGAGGATGGTGGACCGTGTGCTAGAATATCCCGGAAATCTTACACGATGA